A single Macaca mulatta isolate MMU2019108-1 chromosome 15, T2T-MMU8v2.0, whole genome shotgun sequence DNA region contains:
- the LOC144334868 gene encoding uncharacterized protein LOC144334868, which yields MDFGALRRSQNGAPAPHTHTVLIFTHRARLTLTHTVLIFTHRARLTLTRTVLIFTHRVHLPLTHTVLIFTHRARLTLTHTVLIFTHRARLPLTHTVLIFTHRVHLPLTHTVLIFTHRARLTLTHTVLIFTHRARLTLTHTVLIFTHRARLTLTHTVLIFTHRARLTLTRTVLIFTHRARLTLTHTVLIFTHRARLTLTHTVLIFTHRARLTLTHTVLIFTHRARLTLTRTVLIFTHRARLTLTHTVLIFTHRARLTLTHTVLIFTHRARLTLTRTVLIFTHRARLTLTHTVLIFTHRARLTLTHTVLIFTHRVHLPLTHTVLIFTNRACLTLTCTVLIFTHRARLTLTRTVLATPDAHTHHAVHTQAAPTPHNVLC from the exons ATGGACTTTGGTGCATTGAGGAGAAGCCA AAAC GGCGCACctgcccctcacacacacaccgtgCTGATTTTCACACACAGGGCTCGCCTGACCCTCACACACACTGTGCTGATTTTCACACACAGGGCTCGCCTGACCCTCACACGCACCGTGCTGATTTTCACACACAGGGTGCATCTGCCCCTCACACACACCGTGCTGATTTTCACACACAGGGCTCGCCTGACCCTCACACACACCGTGCTGATTTTCACACACAGGGCTCGTCTGCCCCTCACACACACCGTGCTGATTTTCACACACAGGGTGCATCTGCCCCTCACACACACCGTGCTGATTTTCACACACAGGGCTCGCCTGACCCTCACACACACCGTGCTGATTTTCACACACAGGGCTCGCCTGACCCTCACACACACCGTGCTGATTTTCACACACAGGGCTCGCCTGACCCTCACACATACTGTGCTGATTTTCACACACAGGGCTCGCCTGACCCTCACACGCACCGTGCTGATTTTCACACACAGGGCTCGCCTGACCCTCACACACACCGTGCTGATTTTCACACACAGGGCTCGCCTGACCCTCACACACACCGTGCTGATTTTCACACACAGGGCTCGCCTGACCCTCACACATACTGTGCTGATTTTCACACACAGGGCTCGCCTGACCCTCACACGCACCGTGCTGATTTTCACACACAGGGCTCGCCTGACCCTCACACACACCGTGCTGATTTTCACACACAGGGCTCGCCTGACCCTCACACACACCGTGCTGATTTTCACACACAGGGCTCGCCTGACCCTCACACGCACCGTGCTGATTTTCACACACAGGGCTCGCCTGACCCTCACACACACCGTGCTGATTTTCACACACAGGGCTCGCCTGACCCTCACACACACCGTGCTGATTTTCACACACAGGGTGCATCTGCCCCTCACACACACCGTGCTGATTTTCACAAACAGGGCATGCCTGACCCTCACATGCACTGTGCTGATTTTCACACACAGGGCTCGCCTGACCCTCACACGCACTGTGCTGGCCACGCCAGACGCTCACACGCACCATGCTGTTCACACACAGGCCGCGCCTACCCCTCACAACGTACTATGCTGA